The following coding sequences lie in one Myxococcus xanthus genomic window:
- the treY gene encoding malto-oligosyltrehalose synthase translates to MLLDALEEEGSASNGAGGATMTAEALAEGLYARVQAELDARPHTPLSTYRVQFHKGFTFEDARQVVPYLARLGVSDLYASPYLKATPGSTHGYDCVDHQQLNPEVGTPESHAALCAALREQGMGQVLDVVPNHMGIERDNRLWFDVLENGPSSVYAKFFDIDWSPVKEELRDRVLLPILGDQYGIVLERGELKLSFRDGAFFLHYYDHLLPVAPRQYSRILRHGLERLESRLGGEHPGMLEFLSILTAIDYLPSRTEVERPKVVERHREKEVIKRRLAAVTAEFPEMLAYIEDNVRVFNGEQGNPRSYDLLDSVLAACSYRLAHWRVAGEEINYRRFFDINGLAALREEDPDVFQEAHALIFRWLREGLVTGLRIDHPDGLFDPTAYFLDLQEAYFVERAHALFLQTHAEDDTRWPAVESTLRERWRAEVTQQPNSRLRKALYVVVEKIQGGRERMPESWAVHGTTGYRYANAVSGLFVQPDAEKALTETYERFVGGQADFAELVYQKKLLIMRVSMASEINVLAHALNRISEMNRRTRDFTLNSLRRALVEFIALFPVYRTYVDGWRPELDGRDVQYIEWTIQRAKARNATTNASIFDFLRDVLLRRYPEHTDARERADMLRFAMKLQQVTGPVMAKGLEDTVFYIYNRLVSLNEVGGEPERFGVHANTFHLRNQERAERWPASQLTSSTHDTKRSEDVRARVNVLTEVPEEWRKRVKKWARQTEKAVSQLPSGPAPTANDTYLFFQTVVGAWPMGDSHSEEEMADFQRRVREYMGKAIKEAKVRTSWTNPDSAYDDAVARYVDACFDSKGAGSFLADARDFKRSIERAGQYNALGQLLLKMASPGVVDTYQGCELWDLSLVDPDNRRPVDFALRARLLEALDAEAEKDRAALSARLAANLEDGQVKLYVLAESLRLRQRQAALFRGGGYRALELTGARAKAAVAFAREHGDTVVVACAPRYTLSALQAPEGLAGAYGSTFLDLPEAYAGMMFRDVFTGRQVRPERGPGGAMLPLGPLLAEFPVILLERSAG, encoded by the coding sequence ATGTTGCTCGACGCCTTGGAAGAAGAGGGGTCCGCCTCGAATGGGGCGGGTGGCGCCACGATGACGGCGGAGGCCCTGGCCGAAGGGCTCTATGCACGCGTCCAGGCCGAGCTGGATGCGCGTCCGCACACGCCCCTGTCCACGTACCGAGTGCAGTTCCACAAGGGCTTCACCTTCGAGGACGCGCGGCAGGTGGTGCCGTACCTGGCCCGCCTGGGGGTGAGTGACCTTTACGCCTCGCCCTATCTGAAGGCCACGCCCGGAAGCACGCACGGCTACGACTGCGTGGACCACCAACAGTTGAATCCCGAAGTCGGGACGCCCGAATCGCACGCGGCGCTCTGCGCGGCGCTGCGTGAGCAGGGCATGGGGCAGGTATTGGACGTGGTGCCCAACCACATGGGCATCGAGCGGGACAACCGCCTGTGGTTCGACGTGCTGGAGAACGGCCCGTCCTCCGTCTACGCGAAGTTCTTCGACATCGACTGGTCGCCGGTGAAGGAGGAGCTGCGGGACAGGGTGTTGCTGCCGATTCTGGGGGACCAGTACGGCATCGTCCTGGAGCGAGGGGAGCTGAAGCTGTCCTTCCGCGACGGCGCCTTCTTCCTCCATTACTACGACCACCTGCTGCCGGTGGCGCCGCGTCAGTACTCCCGCATCCTCCGCCATGGTCTGGAGCGGCTGGAGTCGCGGCTGGGGGGGGAGCACCCCGGCATGTTGGAGTTCCTGTCCATCCTCACCGCCATCGACTACCTGCCCTCGCGCACGGAGGTGGAGCGGCCGAAGGTGGTGGAGCGCCACCGGGAGAAGGAGGTCATCAAGCGCAGGCTGGCCGCGGTGACGGCGGAGTTCCCGGAGATGCTGGCCTACATCGAGGACAACGTCCGCGTCTTCAATGGCGAGCAGGGCAACCCGCGCTCATACGACCTGCTGGACTCGGTGCTGGCGGCGTGCAGCTACCGGTTGGCGCACTGGCGGGTGGCGGGCGAGGAAATCAATTACCGGCGCTTCTTCGACATCAACGGCCTGGCCGCGCTGCGCGAGGAGGACCCGGACGTCTTCCAGGAGGCGCACGCGCTCATCTTCCGCTGGCTGCGCGAGGGGCTCGTCACGGGGCTGCGCATCGACCACCCGGACGGCCTCTTCGACCCGACCGCCTACTTCCTGGACCTGCAGGAGGCGTACTTCGTGGAGCGGGCCCACGCGCTGTTCCTCCAGACGCATGCGGAGGATGACACGCGCTGGCCGGCGGTGGAGTCCACGCTGCGCGAGCGCTGGCGCGCGGAGGTGACGCAGCAGCCGAACAGCCGGCTGCGCAAGGCGTTGTACGTGGTGGTGGAGAAGATTCAGGGCGGCCGCGAGCGCATGCCCGAATCCTGGGCCGTGCACGGCACCACGGGCTACCGCTACGCCAACGCGGTGAGCGGCCTGTTCGTCCAGCCGGACGCGGAGAAGGCGCTGACGGAGACGTACGAGCGCTTCGTGGGAGGGCAGGCGGACTTCGCCGAGCTCGTCTACCAGAAGAAGCTGCTCATCATGCGCGTGTCCATGGCCAGCGAAATCAACGTGTTGGCACACGCGCTCAACCGCATCTCGGAGATGAACCGGCGCACGCGTGACTTCACGCTCAACTCGCTGCGGCGGGCGCTGGTGGAGTTCATCGCCCTGTTCCCCGTGTACCGCACCTATGTGGATGGCTGGCGCCCGGAGCTGGATGGGCGTGACGTGCAGTACATCGAGTGGACCATCCAGCGCGCCAAGGCGCGCAACGCCACCACCAACGCGTCCATCTTCGACTTCCTTCGCGACGTCCTCCTGCGCCGCTACCCGGAGCACACCGACGCGCGCGAGCGGGCGGACATGCTGCGCTTCGCCATGAAGCTGCAGCAGGTGACGGGGCCCGTCATGGCCAAGGGGCTGGAGGACACCGTCTTCTACATCTACAACCGGCTGGTGAGCCTCAACGAGGTGGGCGGCGAACCGGAGCGCTTCGGCGTCCACGCCAACACCTTCCACCTGCGCAACCAGGAGCGCGCGGAGCGGTGGCCGGCCAGCCAGCTCACCTCCAGCACCCATGACACCAAGCGCAGCGAGGACGTGCGCGCGCGCGTCAACGTGCTGACCGAGGTGCCGGAGGAGTGGCGCAAGCGGGTGAAGAAGTGGGCCCGCCAGACGGAGAAGGCGGTATCCCAACTGCCGTCCGGCCCGGCGCCCACGGCCAATGACACGTATCTCTTCTTCCAGACTGTGGTGGGGGCGTGGCCCATGGGCGACTCCCACTCCGAGGAGGAGATGGCGGACTTCCAGCGTCGGGTGCGCGAGTACATGGGCAAGGCCATCAAGGAGGCCAAGGTCCGCACCTCGTGGACCAACCCCGACAGCGCCTATGACGACGCGGTGGCGCGCTACGTGGACGCTTGCTTCGACTCGAAGGGGGCGGGCTCCTTCCTGGCGGACGCGCGGGACTTCAAGCGCTCCATCGAGCGCGCGGGCCAGTACAACGCACTGGGGCAACTGCTGCTGAAGATGGCCTCGCCCGGCGTAGTGGACACCTACCAGGGCTGCGAGCTGTGGGACTTGTCGCTGGTGGACCCGGACAACCGGCGCCCGGTGGACTTCGCGCTGCGCGCGCGGCTGCTGGAGGCGCTGGACGCCGAGGCGGAGAAGGACCGTGCCGCGCTGAGCGCACGGCTGGCGGCGAACCTCGAGGACGGGCAGGTGAAGCTCTACGTCCTGGCGGAGTCCTTGCGGCTGCGTCAGCGGCAGGCAGCCCTCTTCCGGGGGGGCGGCTACCGGGCGCTCGAGCTGACCGGCGCCCGGGCGAAAGCGGCGGTGGCCTTCGCCCGCGAGCACGGCGACACAGTGGTGGTGGCCTGCGCGCCGCGTTACACCCTGTCCGCCCTGCAGGCCCCCGAAGGGCTGGCGGGCGCTTACGGCAGCACGTTCCTGGACCTTCCGGAGGCATATGCGGGCATGATGTTCCGCGATGTGTTCACCGGACGTCAGGTGCGGCCCGAGCGTGGACCGGGTGGCGCGATGTTGCCCCTGGGGCCGCTCCTGGCGGAGTTTCCGGTGATTCTGCTGGAGAGGAGCGCCGGATGA
- a CDS encoding SWIB/MDM2 domain-containing protein, which translates to MAAKKAAAKKAPAAKKAPAAKKRTPNASFMKEMTPSAALAEIVGAKPLPRTEVVKKLWAYIKKQGLQDAKNKRQINADDKLKPIFGGKKSVTMFEMTALVNKQLS; encoded by the coding sequence ATGGCCGCCAAGAAAGCTGCTGCGAAGAAGGCTCCCGCCGCGAAGAAGGCTCCCGCTGCGAAGAAGCGCACGCCGAACGCGTCGTTCATGAAGGAGATGACGCCGTCTGCCGCGCTCGCTGAGATCGTCGGCGCGAAGCCGCTGCCGCGCACGGAGGTTGTCAAGAAGCTCTGGGCCTACATCAAGAAGCAGGGCCTGCAGGACGCGAAGAACAAGCGGCAGATCAACGCCGACGACAAGCTCAAGCCCATCTTTGGTGGCAAGAAGAGCGTCACCATGTTCGAGATGACGGCGCTGGTGAACAAGCAGCTGAGCTGA
- a CDS encoding NAD-dependent epimerase/dehydratase family protein — protein sequence MRALITGAGGFLGTWLAKALAARGDTVTCLLRPGGDASGLAGVTCTRVDGDVTAPSTLAAAVAGQDVVFHLAGARRGATRDDFMRVNAEGTRHLCEAMVAAGHRPRMVLTGSLAACGPSTPTRPHVEEDAFHPHEWYGESKAEAERIAFSYGDRLPITVSRPPRILGPGDRENLPFFKMAQRGIRLELSGGPRPLTMVDVEDVVDILLLQATHPAAIGEAFFCAGPGEPLSLEKVQDMGAQALGLTPRTVRVHPAVLRALATAADGVSQLTGRKLALSRKMAKQLLAPAWTCSGAKAERLLGFHPRRDLADSIRRSVRWYQEQGWL from the coding sequence ATGCGAGCCCTCATCACTGGTGCAGGCGGCTTCCTGGGAACATGGCTGGCCAAGGCCCTGGCCGCGCGCGGAGACACCGTCACATGCCTGTTGCGCCCGGGAGGAGACGCCTCGGGGCTCGCGGGAGTGACCTGTACGCGGGTGGACGGCGACGTGACGGCGCCCTCCACACTGGCCGCCGCGGTGGCGGGGCAGGACGTCGTCTTCCATCTCGCCGGCGCTCGCCGCGGCGCGACACGCGACGACTTCATGCGCGTCAACGCGGAGGGCACCCGCCACCTGTGCGAGGCCATGGTGGCCGCGGGCCACCGCCCCCGGATGGTGCTCACGGGTTCGCTGGCCGCCTGCGGTCCGTCCACGCCCACCCGGCCGCACGTGGAGGAAGACGCCTTCCACCCCCACGAATGGTACGGGGAGAGCAAGGCGGAGGCCGAGCGCATCGCCTTCTCCTATGGAGACCGGCTGCCCATCACGGTGTCCCGGCCGCCGCGCATCCTGGGCCCCGGGGACAGGGAGAACCTCCCCTTCTTCAAGATGGCCCAGCGCGGCATCCGGCTGGAACTGTCCGGCGGCCCCCGCCCGCTGACCATGGTGGATGTGGAGGACGTGGTGGACATCCTCTTGCTGCAAGCCACCCACCCCGCGGCGATTGGTGAGGCCTTCTTCTGCGCGGGCCCCGGCGAACCCCTGTCCCTGGAGAAGGTGCAGGACATGGGGGCGCAAGCCCTGGGACTCACACCCCGCACGGTGCGCGTGCACCCCGCGGTGCTCCGGGCCCTGGCCACGGCGGCGGACGGGGTGTCGCAGCTGACGGGCCGCAAGCTGGCCCTGAGCCGGAAGATGGCGAAGCAGCTGTTGGCGCCTGCCTGGACGTGCTCCGGGGCCAAGGCCGAGC